One Clostridia bacterium genomic window, GCCGCCGGCGCGACGCCCATGGCCAGTCCCAGAAACAGGTGCGCCCATCGCGTGAAACGCTTCGTGTACGAGTATACGAAGACGATGATCAGCGCTAGCGGCGATAGATAGAAGGCCAACCGGTTCAACTGCCAGGCGGCGAGCATTAGCACGGCCGAAGACACGAGCACGAACCCAAGAACGAATTGCCGCGAGAGCAAGCCCGCCGGCAGAGCGCGCGCCGCCGTGCGAGGATTGCCGGAGTCGATGTCGGCGTCGGCCAGGCGGTTAAAAGCCATCGCCGCCGAACGCGCCGCGACCAGGGCCACACAGATCCAGAGGAGAACACGCCCAGACGGGACTCCCTGCGCGGCGATTACAGCGCCGGTCAAACCAAACGGGAGCGTCAGAAACGAATGCTCCCACTTGATCATTTCCAGCGTGATTCCAATATTGCGGAAGAGAGGCACAACTTGATTTTAAATGAGAGCACAGCCGGGAAGCCGAGTCCGACAGATCTTCCCCCGAACGGAGCAGGCCAATACGCATCCGGCCAGTTCACCCAACGCTAAGTCCTGCTCGGTGCTGGCCAGTAAGTTCTCCAGGTTAACGCCGGACAGCACGGCGCTAACCTGGGTACCCTAGGGCTGGCGGTTCTTTCGGTTGGTCTTCTTCTGTGCCTCCACTGCGTTCCGGACGGCGATTCCCTGCATCTCGAAGTGCGCCCCGAAGAGCAGCGGACCCGACCCTATGAACGCGCGCGCCGGAAGGTCTTTCTTGAATTCGTGTCGATACGCGGCGTTGAAGCGTTCGTAAAGCGAAACATCCGGGCAAAAGACCTGCACCGTCACCAGGTCGTCCATGGACATGCCAACTTGCGCCAGCAATGCCTGGAAGCTGCCCAGCAAGTTCCGAATCTCCACGTCCACATCCGTTGGGAGCTTGCCGGTCTTCGCATCCAGACCGATTCTCCCGGCCAGATACAACGAGTCACCCACCATAACGGCGTCGCTGAACGGCGCATTTGGCGGCCGATTCGGCAGATTGATGTGTTTGCGCTTCGGGTGCGACTGGCCCGCCAGAGTGCTGGTGCACAGAACCAGCGCGGCAATAACGATCAGCAATTTGCGTGAACGCATGTGGGTGTGAGGCAGCATGGACAAAAAAGCGCCCAGTCAGCATTGTGCAGCAACTCTGCTTTTCGCTGCAAGCGGCAGCCTCGGCGGGTACGTGATCAGTGAATACGATTAGTCAATACGAAACAAATGGCGCACGCGCTCCACCTCGATTTCGAAATGAGTTGCGGCCCATTACGGGAAAGGAAATAGTGTGTTGTGAGCTGAAGGTTGTGCGTTGACACCACGGTTG contains:
- a CDS encoding UbiA-like polyprenyltransferase, whose protein sequence is MPLFRNIGITLEMIKWEHSFLTLPFGLTGAVIAAQGVPSGRVLLWICVALVAARSAAMAFNRLADADIDSGNPRTAARALPAGLLSRQFVLGFVLVSSAVLMLAAWQLNRLAFYLSPLALIIVFVYSYTKRFTRWAHLFLGLAMGVAPAAAWVAVRGTFDARILIVTGAVMFWGGGFDVLYSCQDYEYDCRANLYSVPCVFGIERALVIARVFHVITFALFAWMLVAFGMGTFAVAGVVIVGLLLAYEHSLVKADDLSKLNAAFFTTNGFISMLLLLAVAGDYLVR
- a CDS encoding RidA family protein, which codes for MRSRKLLIVIAALVLCTSTLAGQSHPKRKHINLPNRPPNAPFSDAVMVGDSLYLAGRIGLDAKTGKLPTDVDVEIRNLLGSFQALLAQVGMSMDDLVTVQVFCPDVSLYERFNAAYRHEFKKDLPARAFIGSGPLLFGAHFEMQGIAVRNAVEAQKKTNRKNRQP